One window of Sinorhizobium fredii NGR234 genomic DNA carries:
- the sucD gene encoding succinate--CoA ligase subunit alpha, protein MSILLDKNTRVIVQGFTGKIGSFHAEDMKRYGTNVVGGVTPGKGGQAHLGMPVFNTVKGAVQETGADASIIFVPPPFAADSIMEAADAGIRLCVCITDGIPSQDMIRVKRYMRRYRFEDRMTLIGPNCAGMITPGEAMMGIMPGSIYLPGRIGIVGRSGTLGYEAASQMKALGVGVSTSIGIGGDPVNGSSFKDMLELFEKDPGTDAVLMIGEIGGPQEAEAALWARDHMKKPLIAYIAGLSAPKGRRMGHAGAIISAFGESAQEKVEILKSAGVTIVPTPSSFGETVADVLSAMSKAA, encoded by the coding sequence ATGTCCATTCTGCTCGACAAGAACACCCGCGTCATCGTTCAGGGCTTCACCGGCAAGATCGGCAGCTTTCACGCCGAAGACATGAAGCGCTACGGCACCAATGTGGTCGGCGGCGTCACCCCCGGCAAGGGTGGCCAGGCGCATCTCGGCATGCCGGTCTTCAACACGGTAAAGGGCGCCGTGCAGGAAACCGGCGCCGATGCCTCTATCATCTTCGTGCCGCCGCCCTTTGCGGCCGACTCGATCATGGAGGCGGCGGATGCCGGCATCCGGCTCTGCGTCTGCATCACCGACGGCATTCCCTCCCAGGACATGATCAGGGTCAAGCGATACATGCGGCGCTACCGCTTCGAGGATCGCATGACCCTGATCGGGCCGAATTGCGCCGGCATGATCACGCCCGGCGAGGCGATGATGGGCATCATGCCGGGCTCGATCTACCTGCCCGGCCGCATCGGCATCGTCGGCCGCTCGGGGACGCTCGGCTATGAGGCCGCAAGCCAGATGAAGGCGCTCGGCGTCGGCGTGTCGACCTCGATCGGCATCGGCGGCGACCCGGTCAACGGTTCGTCCTTCAAGGACATGCTGGAACTCTTCGAGAAGGATCCGGGCACGGATGCGGTGCTGATGATCGGCGAGATCGGCGGCCCGCAGGAGGCGGAAGCAGCGCTTTGGGCGCGCGACCACATGAAGAAGCCGCTGATTGCCTATATCGCCGGGCTCTCGGCTCCGAAGGGGCGCCGCATGGGGCATGCCGGCGCGATCATCTCCGCCTTCGGAGAATCGGCCCAGGAAAAGGTCGAGATCCTGAAGAGCGCCGGGGTCACCATCGTGCCGACGCCGTCTTCCTTTGGGGAGACCGTGGCCGACGTCTTGTCGGCCATGAGCAAGGCAGCCTGA
- a CDS encoding GlxA family transcriptional regulator yields the protein MTSVNPSHVSSRRDQDVRLTVGFVLLRRFTLCAFANFVDVLRLAADEGDRSRPIQCRWSVIAADMRPVSASCGVSIQPQEPFGNPRRFDYIVVVGGLLDEVARSDEQIDEFLQKAAAAGVPLVGLCTGTFTLHRAGLMDGYRGCVSWFHHQDFLSQFDGLKPVSDQIFVVDRDRLTCSGGASTAHLAAFLVDRHIGKAQATKSLNIMMISGAEEGGAPQPGLTLDFKTKDPLVRKALLLMQQNLDTPLPVAEIASHLNVGKRRLERHFREELGSSPLVAFIDMRLLLARHLLANTDKSIALIAAESGFCDASHLSRLFRRRFADTPQQFRTSLRATS from the coding sequence ATGACTTCAGTCAACCCCTCCCACGTCAGCTCGCGGCGCGATCAAGACGTTCGCCTCACGGTGGGATTTGTGCTGTTGCGGCGCTTTACGCTCTGCGCCTTCGCCAACTTCGTGGACGTCTTGCGGCTTGCCGCGGACGAGGGGGACCGCAGCCGCCCCATTCAGTGCCGGTGGAGCGTCATTGCCGCCGATATGAGACCGGTCAGCGCCAGTTGCGGCGTTTCAATTCAGCCCCAGGAGCCGTTTGGCAATCCAAGGCGATTTGATTACATCGTCGTGGTCGGCGGTCTTCTCGACGAAGTGGCTCGCAGTGATGAGCAGATAGACGAATTCCTGCAGAAGGCCGCGGCGGCCGGCGTTCCGCTCGTTGGCCTGTGCACCGGCACATTCACTCTCCATCGTGCCGGGCTGATGGATGGGTACCGTGGCTGCGTGAGCTGGTTTCATCACCAGGATTTTCTGTCGCAATTCGATGGTCTGAAGCCGGTGTCCGACCAAATCTTCGTTGTCGATCGCGACCGTCTGACGTGCTCGGGCGGCGCCAGCACCGCTCACCTCGCCGCATTCCTGGTCGACAGGCATATCGGCAAAGCACAGGCAACGAAGAGCCTGAACATCATGATGATCAGTGGGGCGGAGGAAGGAGGAGCGCCGCAGCCGGGGCTTACGCTCGATTTCAAGACGAAGGACCCGCTTGTCAGGAAGGCGCTTCTGCTGATGCAGCAGAACCTCGACACTCCGCTCCCTGTTGCGGAAATCGCAAGTCATCTCAACGTCGGAAAGCGTCGGCTTGAAAGGCATTTCCGCGAGGAACTCGGAAGTTCGCCACTGGTCGCCTTTATCGATATGCGGCTTTTGCTGGCCCGCCACCTGCTCGCAAACACAGACAAGTCAATCGCTTTGATTGCCGCCGAAAGCGGCTTCTGCGATGCATCGCATCTCAGCCGATTGTTCCGCCGCAGATTCGCCGACACGCCCCAACAATTCCGCACGTCGTTGAGAGCGACCAGCTGA
- a CDS encoding malate--CoA ligase subunit beta, whose product MDIHEYQAKELLSRYQIHIPRGGLAYSPEQAAYRAREIGGDRWVVKAQIHSGARGKAGGIKLCSTDHEIVEAADSMLGRTIVTHQTGPQGKLVSRLYVEEAMDIAREIYIGFVLDRKSERIMIVASSSGGMEIEEIAEAEPDSIIRATVDPGVGMQDFQAREIAFGLGIDNALIGRATQTLLGCYRAFVDYDASMLEINPLVVTRRGDLVALDAKMSFDENALFRRPHIAEMRDKSQEDQRETYASDRGLSYVGLDGNIGCIINGAGLAMATMDMIKIAGGEPANFLDIGGGASPDRVAKSFRAVLTDRQVETILVNIFAGINRCDWVAEGVIKALREVGVPVPLVVRLSGTNMEEGRRILAESGENIIVAETLAEAADKAVAAWRSFTANKAA is encoded by the coding sequence ATGGACATTCACGAATACCAGGCCAAGGAACTTCTTTCCCGCTACCAGATCCACATCCCGCGCGGCGGTCTCGCCTACAGCCCCGAACAGGCGGCCTATCGTGCCAGGGAGATCGGCGGCGACCGCTGGGTGGTCAAGGCGCAGATCCATTCCGGCGCGCGCGGCAAGGCGGGCGGCATCAAGCTCTGCTCGACCGATCACGAGATCGTCGAGGCCGCCGACTCCATGCTCGGCCGGACGATCGTGACGCACCAGACCGGACCGCAGGGAAAACTCGTCAGCCGCCTCTATGTCGAGGAGGCGATGGATATCGCGCGCGAGATCTATATCGGCTTCGTGCTCGACCGCAAATCCGAGCGGATCATGATCGTCGCCTCGTCCTCGGGCGGCATGGAGATCGAGGAAATTGCCGAGGCCGAGCCGGATTCGATCATTCGCGCCACCGTCGATCCGGGCGTCGGCATGCAGGACTTCCAGGCCCGCGAGATCGCTTTCGGACTCGGCATAGACAATGCCCTGATCGGCCGTGCCACCCAGACGCTGCTCGGCTGCTATCGCGCCTTCGTCGACTATGACGCCTCGATGCTGGAGATCAATCCGCTGGTCGTCACACGCCGCGGCGATCTCGTTGCGCTCGACGCCAAGATGAGCTTCGACGAGAATGCGCTCTTCCGCCGGCCGCATATTGCCGAGATGCGCGACAAGAGCCAGGAGGACCAGCGCGAGACCTATGCATCCGACCGCGGCCTCTCCTATGTCGGGCTCGATGGCAATATCGGCTGCATCATCAACGGTGCGGGTCTGGCCATGGCGACCATGGACATGATCAAGATCGCCGGCGGCGAGCCCGCGAACTTCCTCGACATCGGCGGCGGCGCCTCGCCCGACCGCGTGGCGAAATCCTTCCGCGCCGTACTCACCGACAGACAAGTCGAGACTATCCTCGTCAACATCTTCGCCGGCATCAACCGCTGCGACTGGGTGGCCGAGGGCGTGATCAAGGCACTGAGGGAAGTCGGCGTGCCGGTGCCGCTCGTCGTCCGCCTCTCCGGCACCAACATGGAGGAGGGTCGGCGCATCCTCGCCGAGTCGGGCGAAAACATCATCGTCGCGGAAACGCTGGCCGAAGCTGCGGACAAGGCAGTCGCGGCATGGCGTTCGTTCACCGCCAACAAGGCTGCTTGA
- a CDS encoding NAD(P)-dependent oxidoreductase produces the protein MISDSDLFAHRLEAMKRTEGGAPSLPTNPFFGVGPITDATTDEVDSRLRRYEFDKWIESTYRKYDDTGKDIGAFTTAELSRSMHRGYPADKILLDMMRAIHRYFAFPKSNRIAVGLGGGHSGYTVCVQHLLNANDASQRVYVDTPRPESDGAGGSGFFRQSWATQLIEMHRFAEKGDESRIHFAKREGAIPSAKALAELGVSVFIGVGHETTGANSYTKEEIAELLAWLDGDPENRHAVFDATSMLGAMPWDPEVVRAVMAKCCLFMPFQKAIGGISGYFVASFTPAALALIERNQSNPSWAIPRQLKIAPPINPRQPFSSKRSVDAGPFYDAEEDKMLGGVINTYSALAFAETTFGLLQTERRVGSVDELNKRSATNRRLVNEWVDRNRLFSLVVEDEERRGAAVTLLKVNDGGISSSDLHARIIARSKQILGYEGITHPNGVHEKGLDAARYVNAFPGTPGDYRAWIGGIREPEDVIALLENLKYAYLRAKIVVIEEELESRGSRVDYDEPAGDGAASVREGTFKVLIADAIGLRFNAAGGLDHSELAAYIYEKGGVFHENSANDVSSAEDGKIHFFYRPHLSTADELLAEAGDGQYDAVIAAATFIPQGAKFRLGGVRIGTGTGNMGSASWGGPNGEGGEAPLMNTPGINSRATAQMAVKALLKVLPDLPVEELHARVIGGDFDTGKNLAEYPTEKLEGKRIAILGYGNIGRELARLAKAFHMDVVVYARPAHRDNIIAEGYEYAATPAEAAGGSDVLSVHLGLGKLDPATGTFSNTGVVDAEVLSALNDKAVLLNYDRGELVNVADLDKALTSGKVRHAAIDADIFKTSDGPSGPMKPYLSLLPKHAGKLELLPHAAADTDHPTRVAGAKQAVDQIVDAIRLHSVTNLKGDLPAGYVSQGARTPSGIGPVTRSALNRVANDKNLLVQLRDVSEKIAAILGALDAVSEDAHKARIVERYRSLLAENAMLQGQLLKSAGLVAPAAKD, from the coding sequence ATGATTTCCGACTCAGACCTTTTCGCTCATCGGCTGGAAGCAATGAAGCGTACCGAAGGCGGCGCCCCTTCGCTGCCGACAAATCCGTTCTTCGGAGTCGGCCCAATCACCGATGCAACGACGGACGAGGTCGACAGCAGGCTGCGGCGGTATGAATTCGACAAATGGATCGAGAGCACCTACCGGAAATACGATGACACCGGCAAGGATATCGGCGCGTTCACAACCGCTGAGCTTTCGCGCAGCATGCACCGCGGTTACCCGGCGGATAAGATCCTGCTTGATATGATGCGGGCCATCCATCGGTATTTCGCATTCCCCAAGTCGAACAGGATAGCAGTGGGCCTGGGGGGCGGACACAGCGGCTATACCGTGTGCGTGCAGCATCTCCTCAATGCAAATGACGCGAGCCAGCGGGTCTACGTGGACACGCCGCGCCCCGAAAGTGATGGCGCCGGCGGTTCCGGTTTCTTCAGGCAATCCTGGGCAACCCAGCTCATCGAGATGCATCGCTTCGCGGAGAAGGGCGACGAGAGCAGGATTCACTTTGCGAAACGCGAGGGGGCAATCCCCTCGGCAAAGGCGCTCGCCGAACTCGGCGTCTCGGTCTTCATTGGCGTCGGTCACGAAACAACCGGTGCGAATTCCTATACCAAGGAGGAGATTGCGGAACTTCTGGCATGGCTGGACGGCGATCCGGAAAACCGGCATGCCGTGTTCGACGCGACGTCCATGCTCGGGGCGATGCCTTGGGATCCCGAAGTCGTCCGGGCGGTGATGGCCAAGTGCTGCTTGTTCATGCCGTTCCAGAAAGCGATTGGCGGCATATCCGGCTACTTCGTCGCATCCTTCACGCCGGCGGCTCTGGCATTGATCGAGCGCAACCAGAGCAATCCGTCCTGGGCAATCCCGAGGCAGCTGAAGATTGCGCCGCCAATCAATCCCCGGCAGCCGTTCAGCAGCAAGCGGTCCGTCGATGCCGGCCCGTTCTACGACGCCGAGGAAGACAAGATGCTCGGCGGTGTCATCAACACCTATAGCGCCCTGGCGTTTGCCGAGACGACCTTTGGACTCCTGCAGACCGAACGGCGCGTCGGCTCGGTCGACGAATTGAACAAGCGCTCGGCCACGAACCGCAGGCTGGTAAACGAATGGGTGGACCGCAACCGGCTGTTTAGCCTGGTCGTGGAAGACGAGGAGCGGCGCGGCGCGGCGGTCACGCTGTTGAAGGTCAATGACGGCGGCATCTCATCGTCTGATCTCCATGCGCGCATCATTGCAAGGTCGAAGCAGATCCTGGGCTACGAAGGAATTACCCATCCGAACGGTGTCCATGAAAAAGGTCTGGATGCCGCGCGTTACGTGAACGCCTTCCCCGGCACTCCCGGTGATTATCGCGCCTGGATCGGCGGCATTCGGGAACCTGAGGATGTCATCGCACTGCTCGAGAACCTCAAATACGCCTATCTCCGGGCCAAGATCGTGGTCATCGAGGAAGAACTCGAGAGCAGAGGAAGCCGCGTCGATTACGACGAACCTGCGGGCGATGGCGCTGCGTCCGTGCGCGAAGGCACTTTCAAGGTGTTGATCGCCGATGCGATTGGCCTGCGCTTCAACGCGGCAGGCGGCCTCGATCACAGTGAATTGGCCGCATACATTTACGAAAAAGGCGGCGTGTTCCACGAAAACTCCGCGAACGACGTGAGCTCGGCCGAGGACGGCAAGATCCATTTCTTCTACCGGCCCCACCTTAGCACCGCCGATGAGTTACTGGCTGAGGCGGGCGACGGCCAGTATGACGCGGTCATCGCGGCCGCAACGTTCATCCCTCAGGGTGCGAAGTTCCGTCTCGGCGGTGTCCGCATCGGCACGGGCACCGGGAACATGGGATCGGCTTCCTGGGGCGGGCCGAATGGCGAGGGAGGCGAGGCCCCGCTGATGAACACGCCGGGCATCAACAGCCGGGCGACCGCGCAGATGGCGGTAAAGGCGCTTCTCAAGGTCCTGCCCGATCTGCCGGTGGAGGAGTTGCACGCCCGGGTCATCGGCGGTGACTTCGATACAGGCAAAAACCTGGCCGAATATCCGACCGAAAAGCTTGAAGGAAAGAGGATCGCGATCCTCGGCTATGGCAACATTGGCCGGGAACTCGCACGCCTGGCGAAGGCGTTCCACATGGATGTTGTCGTCTATGCCCGACCGGCACATCGCGACAACATCATCGCGGAAGGTTACGAGTACGCCGCTACTCCGGCGGAGGCCGCGGGTGGTTCGGACGTATTGTCGGTTCATCTGGGCCTCGGAAAACTGGATCCGGCTACGGGGACGTTCTCCAATACCGGAGTCGTCGATGCCGAGGTCCTGTCCGCGTTGAACGACAAGGCAGTCCTGCTCAACTATGACCGCGGCGAGCTCGTGAACGTGGCCGACCTGGACAAGGCATTGACATCCGGCAAGGTAAGGCACGCGGCAATCGACGCCGACATCTTCAAGACCTCGGACGGACCGAGCGGCCCGATGAAGCCGTATCTTTCGCTTCTGCCGAAGCATGCCGGGAAGCTCGAACTCCTTCCGCACGCGGCCGCCGATACCGACCATCCGACCCGTGTGGCCGGGGCGAAGCAGGCTGTCGATCAGATCGTTGACGCGATACGCCTGCACTCGGTCACGAACCTCAAAGGTGATCTGCCCGCCGGCTATGTATCGCAAGGTGCGAGAACGCCGTCGGGAATTGGGCCTGTCACGCGATCCGCTCTCAACCGTGTCGCCAATGACAAGAACCTTCTCGTCCAACTGCGGGATGTGAGCGAAAAGATAGCCGCGATCCTCGGAGCGCTCGATGCGGTCTCTGAAGATGCACACAAGGCCCGGATCGTCGAGCGCTATCGCTCACTGCTTGCAGAAAACGCGATGCTGCAAGGTCAGCTTCTGAAGTCCGCGGGTCTAGTGGCGCCTGCCGCCAAAGACTGA
- a CDS encoding BCCT family transporter, whose translation MQQSRPSGIDPAVFWPAMFIILGFVGWGTIFPDNLSSISKVVLDTIIDDFGWGFVVSSAGFLIFALFLAVSRLGKIRLGQDDERPEFRTASWICMMFSVGMGIGLMFWGVAEPIYHFASPPHGQAAPKSLEAALVAMKYSYFHWALHPWAIYAVVGLAIAYFTFRKGKPNLISAAFTPILGEAASGPIGKAIDVLALIATLFGTATSLGLGAQQINSGMDFLWGTGVSNGIALTIIGVMTVLFILSAVSGVGKGIQFLSNMNMIVAVLLLAFLLCIGPTIFIFNTFAESLGFYLSDIVNMSFRTAAFSDGKWLGSWTIFYWAWWVSWAPFVGVFIARISRGRTIREFVIGVLLIPSGVTFIWFTIMGGTALHSELFGAGGIVDAVNNQGAAVSLFALLAQYPFAWLTSLIAIFLVAIFFISGADAGSVVMGMLSSRGTLEPKPGVVVLWGVLAGASASVLLVMGGLQGLQTASIIAAAPFLLVMVGLCVSLWHALLDELEEGRSSRRAPASATAADAAGP comes from the coding sequence ATGCAGCAATCACGACCTAGTGGGATAGATCCGGCCGTCTTCTGGCCGGCGATGTTCATCATCCTGGGGTTTGTCGGTTGGGGAACGATATTTCCCGACAACCTGTCGTCGATCTCGAAGGTGGTTCTCGACACGATCATCGACGATTTCGGCTGGGGCTTCGTGGTCTCGTCGGCCGGTTTCCTGATTTTCGCCCTCTTCCTGGCCGTGAGCCGCCTCGGCAAGATCCGGCTCGGACAGGACGACGAGCGGCCGGAATTCCGCACCGCATCCTGGATCTGCATGATGTTCAGCGTCGGCATGGGTATCGGGCTGATGTTCTGGGGCGTCGCCGAGCCGATCTATCATTTCGCCAGTCCCCCGCACGGACAGGCAGCGCCGAAGAGCCTGGAAGCGGCTCTCGTCGCGATGAAATATTCGTATTTCCACTGGGCGCTGCACCCCTGGGCCATCTATGCGGTCGTCGGCCTGGCGATCGCCTATTTCACCTTCCGGAAGGGCAAGCCGAACCTGATCTCCGCCGCCTTCACGCCGATCCTGGGAGAGGCGGCGAGCGGCCCGATCGGCAAGGCGATCGACGTGCTTGCCTTGATCGCGACGCTGTTCGGGACTGCCACATCGCTCGGTCTCGGTGCCCAGCAGATCAACAGCGGCATGGATTTCCTCTGGGGCACCGGTGTTTCGAATGGTATCGCGCTGACCATCATCGGCGTCATGACCGTGCTGTTCATCCTCTCGGCCGTCTCGGGCGTCGGCAAGGGAATTCAGTTTCTCTCCAACATGAACATGATCGTTGCCGTTCTGCTATTGGCCTTCCTGCTCTGCATCGGCCCGACGATCTTCATCTTCAACACCTTCGCGGAATCGCTCGGCTTCTATCTCAGCGACATCGTCAACATGTCGTTCCGCACCGCGGCCTTTAGCGACGGCAAATGGCTCGGCAGCTGGACGATCTTCTACTGGGCCTGGTGGGTTTCCTGGGCGCCCTTCGTCGGCGTGTTCATCGCCCGCATCTCGCGCGGCCGTACGATCCGCGAATTCGTCATCGGCGTTCTGTTGATCCCGAGCGGCGTCACCTTCATCTGGTTCACGATCATGGGCGGCACTGCGCTCCATTCCGAACTCTTCGGCGCTGGCGGCATCGTCGATGCGGTCAACAACCAGGGCGCGGCTGTCTCGCTCTTTGCACTGCTCGCGCAATATCCGTTCGCCTGGCTGACGTCGCTGATCGCCATTTTCCTCGTCGCGATCTTCTTCATCTCGGGCGCGGATGCAGGTTCGGTGGTGATGGGAATGCTGTCGTCGCGCGGCACGCTCGAGCCGAAACCCGGCGTCGTCGTGCTCTGGGGTGTGCTGGCCGGCGCTTCGGCCTCCGTGCTGCTCGTCATGGGCGGGCTTCAGGGCCTGCAGACCGCCTCGATCATCGCCGCGGCTCCATTCCTGCTGGTCATGGTCGGCCTCTGCGTCTCGCTGTGGCACGCCCTCCTCGACGAACTCGAGGAGGGACGGTCGTCGCGAAGGGCGCCGGCTTCCGCTACCGCCGCCGATGCCGCCGGGCCTTGA